One segment of Thermococcus sp. AM4 DNA contains the following:
- a CDS encoding ferritin family protein, with protein sequence MKINDLLESLVRQENELYNLHKLGETFATFERSEFADTFRLMAEEELRHRKTLESMISENSLEGSVVVDYLDVLSLEPVLRDERAEPKSLEELVVEALIREQHAYEMYSKLSEILDGSLAQIFRMMAGEELKHVYRLKIIYEAL encoded by the coding sequence ATGAAAATCAATGACCTTCTTGAGAGCCTAGTTCGGCAGGAGAACGAACTCTACAACCTCCACAAGCTGGGGGAGACCTTCGCAACCTTTGAGAGAAGCGAGTTCGCCGATACGTTTAGGCTTATGGCCGAGGAAGAGCTCAGGCATAGAAAAACCCTGGAATCCATGATCTCGGAGAACAGCCTTGAGGGAAGCGTTGTAGTGGACTACCTCGACGTCCTCTCCCTTGAGCCCGTTCTGAGGGACGAGAGGGCCGAACCCAAAAGTCTGGAGGAGCTTGTTGTGGAAGCGTTAATTCGGGAGCAGCACGCCTACGAAATGTACTCAAAACTCTCGGAGATACTCGACGGCTCCCTCGCGCAGATCTTTCGGATGATGGCCGGGGAGGAGCTGAAACACGTTTACCGGCTCAAGATAATTTACGAGGCCCTTTAG
- a CDS encoding HAD-IIA family hydrolase, whose product MDMIGIIFDMDGVVYRGNSPIDGARETIEFVREAGIPFVFLTNNSTRTPEMYRQKLLSLGIDVPAERIVTSGLAARIYMEKHFNPGRIFVIGGEGLEIEMERLGWGVVSLEECRTGGWKEIEYVVVGLDPGLTYEKLKYGTLAIRNGAGFIGTNPDTTYPAEEGLYPGAGAIIAALKASTGEEPLIIGKPNEPAYEVAREKLGPVDEIWMVGDRLDTDIAFAKRFGMKAIMVLTGVNDLEDIKRSDVRPDLVLPSIRELKDYLSTVLGDADENQ is encoded by the coding sequence ATGGACATGATAGGCATAATCTTTGACATGGACGGTGTCGTTTACAGGGGGAACAGCCCCATCGACGGCGCCAGAGAGACTATAGAGTTCGTTAGGGAAGCGGGGATTCCCTTCGTGTTCCTGACCAACAACTCCACACGAACCCCGGAGATGTACAGGCAAAAACTCCTCTCGCTTGGGATCGACGTTCCAGCCGAGAGGATCGTTACCTCGGGACTCGCGGCCAGGATCTACATGGAAAAACACTTCAATCCGGGAAGGATATTTGTAATCGGCGGTGAAGGGCTTGAGATTGAGATGGAAAGGCTGGGATGGGGCGTTGTAAGCCTTGAAGAGTGCAGAACGGGCGGATGGAAAGAAATCGAGTACGTGGTCGTCGGTCTCGATCCGGGGTTAACCTACGAGAAGCTCAAGTACGGAACGCTTGCGATAAGGAACGGTGCCGGCTTCATCGGAACGAACCCCGACACCACTTATCCGGCCGAGGAGGGCCTCTACCCCGGGGCAGGGGCGATCATAGCGGCGCTGAAGGCCTCAACGGGTGAGGAACCCCTGATCATAGGGAAACCCAACGAACCCGCCTATGAGGTGGCCAGGGAGAAACTCGGCCCGGTGGACGAGATCTGGATGGTTGGAGACAGGCTGGACACTGATATAGCCTTCGCCAAGCGCTTTGGAATGAAGGCGATAATGGTTCTCACCGGGGTGAACGACCTAGAGGACATTAAGAGGAGCGACGTAAGGCCGGACCTCGTGCTCCCGAGCATCAGGGAGCTCAAGGACTACCTCTCTACCGTTCTGGGGGATGCGGATGAAAATCAATGA
- a CDS encoding metal-dependent hydrolase has product MVKVRFLGHAAFLIEGSKKILIDPFLSGNPQAAVKPEEVEADLILITHAHGDHIGDAVEIAKRTGAKIVAMYDIANYISEQGNVEVIGMNYGPTEIDGVGIVQVPAWHSSSDGKYGIGNPCGYIVKLDGKTIYHAGDTFVFLDMGLFSELYGPIDLALLPIGGHFTMGPKEAAKAVELLKPKKVVPMHYNTWPPISADPEEFKKLVGDKAEVVILKPGESLEL; this is encoded by the coding sequence ATGGTGAAGGTGCGCTTTTTGGGGCACGCGGCCTTTCTGATTGAGGGAAGCAAGAAAATCCTTATAGACCCGTTCCTCAGCGGCAACCCGCAGGCGGCTGTGAAGCCGGAGGAGGTTGAGGCCGACCTGATACTCATAACCCACGCCCACGGCGACCACATCGGAGACGCGGTCGAGATAGCCAAGAGGACCGGCGCGAAGATAGTCGCGATGTACGACATAGCTAACTACATCAGCGAGCAGGGCAACGTTGAGGTCATCGGCATGAACTACGGACCGACTGAGATAGACGGCGTCGGAATCGTCCAGGTTCCGGCCTGGCACTCAAGCAGCGACGGCAAGTACGGCATCGGCAACCCCTGTGGCTACATAGTCAAGCTCGATGGAAAGACGATTTACCACGCCGGCGACACATTCGTGTTCCTCGACATGGGCCTGTTCAGCGAGCTCTACGGCCCGATTGACTTAGCTTTGCTCCCGATAGGCGGGCACTTCACTATGGGCCCGAAGGAAGCGGCAAAGGCCGTCGAGCTGCTCAAGCCCAAGAAAGTCGTCCCGATGCACTACAACACCTGGCCCCCGATTTCGGCTGACCCCGAGGAGTTTAAGAAGCTCGTTGGAGACAAGGCCGAGGTCGTTATTCTCAAGCCCGGCGAAAGCCTTGAGCTCTGA
- a CDS encoding acetate--CoA ligase family protein: MNLDYFFRPKGIAVIGASNDPMKLGYEVFKNLKKYKDGKVYPVNVKDEVVQGVKAYKNVKDIPDEVDLAIIVVPKRFVKQSIVDCGEKGVKGAVIITAGFGETGEEGKKEERELVEIAHRYGMRLIGPNCVGVMNTHNDMNATFIMDAKKGSIAFVSQSGALGAGIVYKTVKEGIGFSKFISVGNMADLDFAELMEYLADTEEDKAIALYIEGIKDGRKFIEVAKKATRKKPVIALKAGKSESGARAASSHTGSLAGSWKIYEAAFKQSGVLIAETIDDMLSMARAFTQPLPKGKRVAIMTNAGGPGVLTADQIDKRGLKLADLEEKTIEELRSFLPPMAAVKNPVDMIASARGEDYYRTAKLLLQDPNVDMLIAICVVPTFAGMTPTEHAEGVIRAVKEVNNGKPVLGLFMAGYVSEKAKELLEANGIPSYERPEDVAAGAYALVQQARNAGVLEDE; encoded by the coding sequence ATGAACTTGGACTACTTCTTCAGGCCGAAGGGCATAGCCGTCATCGGAGCATCGAACGACCCGATGAAGCTCGGCTACGAAGTTTTCAAGAACCTCAAGAAGTACAAGGACGGCAAGGTTTACCCCGTCAACGTCAAGGACGAGGTCGTTCAGGGCGTTAAGGCCTACAAGAACGTCAAGGACATCCCCGACGAGGTTGACCTCGCGATAATCGTAGTCCCCAAGCGCTTCGTGAAGCAGTCGATAGTAGACTGCGGTGAGAAGGGAGTTAAGGGAGCGGTCATCATAACGGCCGGCTTCGGCGAGACTGGTGAAGAGGGCAAGAAGGAGGAGCGCGAGCTCGTCGAGATTGCCCACAGGTACGGAATGCGTCTGATAGGCCCGAACTGCGTCGGCGTCATGAACACCCACAACGACATGAACGCGACCTTCATAATGGACGCCAAGAAGGGGAGCATAGCCTTCGTGAGCCAGAGTGGAGCTTTGGGAGCGGGAATCGTCTACAAGACCGTCAAGGAGGGAATCGGCTTCTCCAAGTTCATCAGCGTCGGCAACATGGCCGACCTCGACTTCGCGGAGCTCATGGAGTACCTGGCCGACACCGAGGAGGACAAGGCAATCGCGCTTTACATCGAGGGAATCAAGGACGGAAGGAAGTTCATCGAGGTCGCCAAGAAGGCCACCAGGAAGAAGCCCGTCATAGCCCTCAAGGCCGGAAAGAGCGAGAGCGGGGCGAGGGCAGCATCAAGCCATACGGGTTCCCTTGCCGGAAGCTGGAAGATTTACGAAGCTGCGTTTAAGCAGAGCGGAGTTCTCATCGCCGAAACAATCGACGACATGCTCAGCATGGCGAGGGCCTTCACCCAGCCGTTGCCGAAAGGCAAGCGCGTCGCGATAATGACCAACGCCGGCGGGCCGGGCGTTTTGACGGCCGACCAGATTGACAAGAGGGGCCTTAAATTGGCAGACCTCGAGGAGAAGACGATAGAGGAGCTCCGCTCGTTCCTCCCGCCGATGGCCGCCGTAAAGAACCCCGTCGACATGATTGCAAGTGCGAGGGGCGAGGACTACTACAGGACCGCGAAGCTACTCCTCCAGGACCCGAACGTCGACATGCTCATAGCGATATGCGTCGTCCCGACCTTCGCGGGAATGACCCCAACGGAGCACGCCGAGGGCGTCATAAGGGCCGTCAAGGAGGTCAACAACGGCAAGCCCGTCTTAGGCCTCTTCATGGCCGGTTACGTCAGCGAAAAGGCGAAGGAGCTCCTCGAAGCCAACGGAATCCCGAGCTACGAGAGGCCCGAGGACGTTGCCGCCGGTGCCTACGCCCTCGTCCAGCAGGCGAGGAACGCTGGGGTTTTGGAGGATGAGTGA
- a CDS encoding type II toxin-antitoxin system VapC family toxin, which produces MLVVDTSVLIDAMIPVKGREDRAEAAQSVISVAEEKGIPLLMPRLGIVETISLVMRLSGKEEALELVIEYLDSRVLQVSEDWIFEDAKEIAKKIHPRAADSYFIATAKKFNALLVSSDRDMVSRARKLNIPAFYVLDDSDRTQLLETLGGVV; this is translated from the coding sequence ATGCTCGTGGTTGATACCTCCGTCCTCATAGATGCTATGATTCCAGTCAAAGGGCGAGAGGACAGAGCGGAAGCCGCCCAGAGTGTAATCTCTGTGGCAGAAGAGAAGGGGATACCCCTGTTAATGCCCCGACTGGGAATTGTGGAAACTATAAGCCTAGTGATGAGGCTCTCAGGAAAAGAAGAGGCGCTTGAGTTAGTGATTGAGTACCTGGACTCAAGGGTTCTCCAAGTTTCAGAGGATTGGATATTCGAGGACGCGAAGGAAATAGCCAAGAAAATTCACCCTCGCGCGGCGGATTCGTACTTTATTGCAACCGCGAAGAAGTTCAACGCACTCCTTGTGTCCTCAGATAGGGACATGGTATCCCGCGCGAGGAAGCTAAACATCCCCGCCTTTTATGTTTTGGACGATTCGGATAGAACTCAGTTATTGGAAACCCTCGGAGGTGTTGTTTGA
- the iorA gene encoding indolepyruvate ferredoxin oxidoreductase subunit alpha produces MAKVTDIVLWDKPGERVLLLGNQAIARGALEANIAVFAAYPGTPSSELTDTMAMVAKKAGVYMEYSTNEKVAFETALSAAWSGLRAMTAMKHVGLNVAADTFLSAVGMGVEGGFIIMVADDPSMWSSQNEQDTRVYAKFANVPVLEPISPHEAKEMTKYAFELSEKFKHFVILRTTTRSSHARGDVVLGELPEEIKTGKRKFGNFKKNPERFVDIPAHARKFHPQILEKIEKIREELNNCPFNWIEGDENAKVGIIAPGLSYAYVKEALAWLGVENVKILKLGTPFPVPYGLLEKFLDGLEKVLIVEELEPVVEEQVKTWAYDKGLRIPIHGKDLVPRVYEMTTRRAVTAIAKFLGLETPINFEELDQKYEKVKGMVPPRPPSLCPACPHRNTFYAIRRAATPRAIFPSDIGCYTLGVLPPLKTVDTTVAMGGSIGVAHGLSVALNGSVAEDEHKTGKEKKVIVATIGDSTFFHTGLPALANAIYNRSNVVIVVLDNLVTAMTGDQPNPGTGETPHGPGKQIKIEEVAKAMGADYVAVVDPYDIKAVERTIKEALAVEGVSVVVARRVCALYRIGQLRREGKQWPLYQVNEDKCTGCKICINAYGCPAIYWDAEKKKAKIDPTMCWGCGGCAQVCPFDAFEKVREGEL; encoded by the coding sequence ATGGCGAAGGTAACGGACATAGTGCTGTGGGATAAGCCCGGGGAGAGGGTTCTCCTCCTCGGAAACCAGGCCATAGCGCGCGGAGCTTTGGAGGCCAACATAGCGGTTTTCGCGGCTTATCCCGGAACCCCGAGTTCGGAACTGACCGATACGATGGCGATGGTGGCCAAGAAGGCAGGAGTTTACATGGAGTACTCCACCAACGAGAAGGTTGCCTTTGAAACCGCGCTTTCCGCTGCCTGGAGCGGTCTCAGGGCCATGACGGCCATGAAGCACGTAGGCCTCAATGTCGCGGCCGACACCTTCCTCAGCGCCGTTGGCATGGGCGTCGAGGGCGGTTTCATCATAATGGTTGCCGACGACCCGAGCATGTGGAGCAGTCAGAACGAGCAGGACACGAGGGTTTACGCAAAGTTCGCCAACGTGCCCGTTCTCGAGCCGATTTCACCCCACGAGGCCAAGGAGATGACGAAGTACGCCTTCGAGCTGAGCGAGAAGTTCAAACACTTCGTCATTCTGAGGACGACCACGAGGAGCTCCCACGCGAGGGGCGATGTCGTTCTCGGAGAGCTTCCGGAGGAGATAAAGACCGGCAAGAGGAAGTTCGGGAACTTCAAGAAGAACCCCGAGAGGTTCGTTGACATTCCTGCCCACGCAAGGAAGTTCCACCCGCAGATTCTCGAGAAGATTGAGAAGATTCGTGAGGAGCTCAACAACTGCCCCTTCAACTGGATTGAGGGCGACGAGAACGCGAAGGTCGGTATAATCGCTCCGGGCCTGAGCTACGCCTACGTCAAGGAGGCCCTGGCCTGGCTCGGCGTCGAGAACGTCAAGATACTCAAGCTCGGAACGCCCTTCCCGGTTCCATACGGCCTGCTTGAGAAGTTCCTCGACGGGCTTGAGAAGGTTCTCATCGTCGAGGAGCTTGAGCCGGTCGTCGAGGAGCAGGTCAAGACCTGGGCCTACGATAAGGGACTTAGAATTCCGATTCACGGCAAGGACCTCGTGCCAAGGGTTTACGAGATGACCACGAGGAGGGCGGTAACGGCCATAGCGAAGTTCCTCGGCCTCGAAACCCCGATTAACTTCGAGGAGCTCGACCAGAAGTACGAGAAGGTAAAGGGCATGGTCCCGCCGAGGCCCCCCTCGTTGTGCCCGGCCTGTCCGCACAGGAACACCTTCTACGCGATTAGAAGGGCTGCAACTCCAAGGGCAATCTTCCCGAGCGACATAGGCTGTTACACCCTTGGTGTCCTCCCACCGCTCAAGACCGTTGACACAACCGTCGCGATGGGCGGTTCAATCGGCGTCGCCCACGGCCTCAGCGTGGCGCTCAACGGAAGCGTTGCCGAGGACGAGCACAAGACCGGCAAGGAGAAGAAGGTAATCGTTGCCACGATAGGCGACTCAACGTTCTTCCACACGGGACTTCCGGCTCTGGCAAACGCCATCTACAACCGCTCCAACGTCGTCATAGTCGTCCTCGACAACCTCGTTACAGCCATGACCGGCGACCAGCCCAACCCGGGAACCGGTGAGACCCCACACGGACCGGGCAAGCAGATTAAGATTGAAGAGGTCGCGAAGGCGATGGGAGCGGATTATGTAGCAGTCGTTGACCCCTACGACATAAAGGCCGTCGAGAGGACCATAAAGGAGGCCCTGGCCGTTGAGGGCGTCAGCGTCGTCGTCGCGAGGCGCGTCTGTGCGTTGTATCGTATCGGCCAGCTCAGGCGCGAGGGCAAGCAGTGGCCACTCTACCAGGTCAACGAGGACAAGTGTACCGGCTGTAAGATTTGTATCAACGCCTACGGCTGTCCGGCAATCTACTGGGACGCCGAGAAGAAGAAAGCTAAGATAGACCCGACGATGTGCTGGGGCTGTGGCGGCTGTGCCCAGGTCTGTCCGTTCGACGCCTTCGAGAAGGTGAGGGAGGGAGAGCTATGA
- a CDS encoding indolepyruvate oxidoreductase subunit beta: protein MREYNIVITGVGGQGILTAANLLGWAALRAGYKVRVGEVHGMSQRFGSVIAYVRFGEDVYGAMVPEGKADVILSFEPVEALRYINYLKKGGLVFTNARPIPPVQVSMGLAKYPSLEEIRKVVEENFEAKFMAFDAEKLAMEAGNIITTNVVLIGALTQTPGFPLSAEHVREVIKVSVPKKAVDVNMKAFDLGVKAAKEMLGL from the coding sequence ATGAGGGAGTACAACATCGTTATCACCGGAGTTGGCGGTCAGGGAATCCTCACCGCGGCGAACCTGCTCGGCTGGGCGGCGCTTAGAGCTGGCTACAAGGTGCGCGTTGGTGAGGTTCACGGCATGAGCCAGCGCTTTGGAAGCGTTATCGCCTACGTTCGCTTTGGGGAGGACGTCTACGGCGCGATGGTTCCCGAGGGCAAGGCCGACGTCATACTGAGCTTCGAGCCTGTCGAAGCCCTCCGCTACATCAACTACCTCAAGAAAGGGGGCCTTGTCTTCACCAACGCGAGGCCGATTCCGCCGGTTCAGGTCTCGATGGGCCTCGCCAAGTACCCGAGTCTCGAAGAGATTAGGAAGGTCGTCGAGGAGAACTTCGAGGCCAAGTTCATGGCCTTCGATGCGGAAAAGCTCGCGATGGAGGCAGGAAACATCATAACTACCAACGTCGTCCTCATCGGAGCGCTGACTCAGACGCCGGGTTTTCCGCTTTCAGCGGAGCACGTCAGGGAGGTCATAAAGGTCAGCGTGCCGAAGAAGGCTGTTGACGTCAACATGAAGGCCTTCGATTTGGGCGTCAAGGCCGCGAAGGAGATGCTGGGGCTTTAA
- a CDS encoding ATP-binding protein: MLFDLRPKRKREDLYDREKELREFFEAVELGETLVLLLGIRRLGKSSLLNVALSESEKPFSKIDVRSLYFTHGSIPQELLARKLLEGLLKSLKGTNKIGMELVKALSRIKGINVSGLQIEFDEKPDLAELLEKLDSWAEKTGRRVIIAFDEAQYLRLSGIRYDGLIAYAVDNLPNLTFVLTGSEVGMLHDFIGLDNPKKPLFGRYAREITLKRFSREQSRDFLRRGFDELGVKVQEEEIERVVERLDGIVGWLTLYGYLRGVRKLSEKEALNELFERAKALVLDEISTLTRYSTRYWYILKAVSLGNDSWSSIKEYVEFKAGKINDAKFSALLRNLVKYGYLEKTEDGYSIPDPVVKEVIKKTNLPPGKPLTLP, from the coding sequence TTGCTGTTCGACCTCCGGCCAAAGAGGAAAAGAGAAGACCTCTACGATAGGGAGAAAGAGCTCAGGGAGTTTTTTGAAGCCGTTGAGCTCGGAGAAACGCTTGTTCTTCTGCTCGGCATCAGGAGGCTCGGTAAAAGCTCCCTCCTCAACGTTGCGCTCTCCGAATCAGAAAAGCCGTTCTCCAAAATTGACGTCCGCTCGCTCTACTTCACCCACGGCTCGATTCCTCAAGAGTTGCTCGCGAGAAAACTCCTCGAAGGTCTCCTCAAGTCGTTGAAGGGGACTAACAAAATAGGGATGGAACTCGTGAAAGCCCTCTCACGGATTAAAGGGATTAACGTTTCGGGCCTCCAGATCGAGTTCGATGAAAAGCCCGACCTTGCAGAGCTCCTTGAGAAGCTCGACTCTTGGGCCGAGAAAACTGGGAGGAGGGTTATAATAGCCTTCGATGAGGCCCAGTACCTGAGGCTTTCGGGGATACGGTACGATGGGCTCATAGCGTACGCCGTGGACAACCTGCCGAACCTGACGTTTGTGCTGACCGGCTCCGAGGTCGGAATGCTCCACGATTTTATCGGACTCGACAACCCCAAAAAGCCCCTCTTTGGCAGGTACGCGAGGGAAATAACGCTGAAGAGATTTTCGAGGGAGCAGAGCAGGGACTTCCTGAGAAGAGGATTCGACGAGCTTGGTGTGAAAGTTCAGGAGGAGGAAATTGAGAGGGTCGTTGAGAGGCTCGACGGAATTGTCGGATGGCTGACCCTATACGGCTACCTCAGGGGAGTTAGAAAGCTCTCCGAAAAAGAGGCACTCAACGAGCTCTTTGAGAGGGCCAAAGCGCTTGTCCTCGACGAAATTTCGACCCTCACAAGGTACAGCACGAGGTACTGGTACATTCTGAAGGCAGTCTCCTTGGGAAACGATTCATGGAGCTCTATAAAGGAGTACGTGGAGTTCAAGGCGGGAAAAATAAACGACGCGAAGTTTTCAGCCCTGCTAAGGAATCTCGTCAAGTACGGCTACCTTGAAAAGACAGAGGATGGCTACTCTATCCCCGACCCAGTCGTTAAGGAAGTCATAAAGAAGACCAACTTACCCCCGGGTAAGCCACTTACCCTCCCGTAA
- a CDS encoding histone deacetylase family protein, which produces MKAFSVIYSPVFLEHRPENYHPENPNRLLRAVKVLQRLNLWKPIEPVPVPEEELLKVHSRDYIELVRESSRTFSYLDPDTYVSPGTWEAALTAFGASKLAVELALEKKGLHLALVRPPGHHAGKAGRAFNAPTLGFCIFNNAAYAAKVAEELAGKVLVIDFDAHHGNGTQEILWNDPNAVHIDLHERDIYPWSGYEHDVGGKNAEGTKINLPMPHYSGDDDFIYAWNEIVLPVLAQFRPKLVVVSAGFDGFLGENLTTLRLSELFFAYAGSTLSRYPLAVIFEGGYSVGLDKGLPAFIRGYLSGEIREVPVSPSYEALRTVARVKEVQSEWWEF; this is translated from the coding sequence TTGAAGGCCTTCTCCGTTATCTACTCTCCCGTTTTTCTCGAGCACAGACCCGAGAACTACCATCCCGAAAACCCCAACCGGCTGTTGAGGGCAGTAAAGGTCCTCCAGCGGTTGAACCTGTGGAAGCCCATCGAGCCGGTTCCCGTTCCGGAGGAGGAACTCCTGAAGGTCCACTCAAGGGACTACATTGAGCTCGTCCGCGAGAGTAGCAGAACCTTCTCGTACCTCGACCCGGACACCTACGTCTCCCCCGGCACGTGGGAGGCGGCTCTGACCGCGTTTGGGGCTTCGAAGCTGGCCGTCGAGCTGGCGCTGGAAAAGAAGGGCCTTCACCTCGCCCTCGTGAGACCGCCAGGCCATCACGCCGGAAAGGCCGGAAGGGCCTTCAACGCTCCCACTTTGGGCTTCTGTATCTTCAACAACGCGGCCTACGCGGCAAAGGTCGCGGAGGAGCTCGCTGGAAAAGTTCTGGTCATAGACTTTGACGCCCATCACGGCAACGGGACGCAGGAGATACTCTGGAACGACCCCAACGCGGTGCATATAGACCTTCACGAGAGGGACATCTACCCCTGGAGTGGCTACGAGCACGACGTCGGCGGGAAGAATGCAGAGGGGACGAAAATCAACCTGCCGATGCCCCACTACTCTGGAGATGACGACTTCATCTACGCCTGGAACGAGATTGTTCTCCCGGTCTTGGCCCAGTTCAGGCCGAAGCTCGTGGTCGTCTCGGCTGGCTTCGACGGCTTCCTCGGCGAGAACCTGACGACCCTACGGCTGAGCGAGCTTTTCTTCGCCTACGCGGGCTCAACGCTTTCGCGCTATCCTCTCGCGGTGATTTTTGAGGGTGGTTACTCAGTCGGCCTTGACAAAGGCCTCCCTGCCTTTATCAGGGGCTATCTCAGCGGGGAAATCCGCGAGGTTCCGGTCAGTCCATCGTACGAAGCCTTGAGAACGGTGGCAAGGGTCAAAGAGGTGCAGTCCGAGTGGTGGGAGTTCTGA
- a CDS encoding sodium:proton antiporter, producing the protein MAPIDIVARLLVAVLMLGVLAMIIGRRFNISYVPLFILLGIAIGPITSMVPRELAHELFDYLRVFGLVIILFTEGHNLSWRLLRRNSKTILILDTLGVFLTALLAGWFFSWLFGAPFLVGFLFGAIISATDPATLIPLFRQYRVEQDIETTIVTESIFNDPLGIVLTTVAVAMLYPEAVSKVFYVLSGHVGLYGASVLYFLYELLTSIAVGIVMGLLGYWFMKKAEILEFPEVEIFALGLAFLTFLVGEELDASGYLAATVAGLVLGNFKVLGRVRNIHIMDRVLKAIKLEVEFNESLSAIATLFIFFLLGASLNLDIFTGNLIKGLLVAYFVMLVARPIAALPIIKWWGAKKYLFIALEGPRGIVPSALASLPLSLAIKYGGNTLTVHWGEVILAVTVITVLASVITETLWVPLLRNVLLEPETVEDRVKKFHSRKRGGG; encoded by the coding sequence ATGGCTCCAATCGACATCGTTGCGAGGCTCCTCGTCGCCGTTCTCATGCTCGGCGTTCTGGCGATGATAATAGGCAGGAGGTTCAACATCTCCTACGTGCCTCTCTTCATCCTCCTCGGGATCGCGATAGGTCCCATAACCAGCATGGTGCCCCGGGAACTGGCGCACGAGCTCTTTGACTACCTCAGGGTCTTCGGTCTCGTGATAATCCTGTTCACCGAAGGCCACAACCTGAGCTGGAGGCTCCTGAGGAGGAACTCAAAAACAATACTGATCCTCGACACCCTCGGCGTCTTTCTGACCGCTTTGCTCGCGGGATGGTTCTTCTCCTGGCTCTTCGGTGCACCCTTCCTCGTCGGTTTTCTCTTCGGAGCGATAATAAGCGCAACCGATCCGGCGACTCTCATACCCCTCTTCCGCCAGTACCGCGTTGAACAGGACATAGAGACAACGATCGTCACCGAGTCGATTTTCAACGATCCCCTCGGCATAGTCCTGACAACGGTGGCCGTTGCGATGCTTTACCCCGAAGCGGTCTCCAAGGTGTTCTACGTCCTCAGCGGACACGTGGGCCTGTACGGTGCCAGCGTTCTCTACTTCCTCTACGAGCTGCTAACCTCGATTGCGGTGGGAATAGTCATGGGGCTTCTCGGGTACTGGTTCATGAAGAAGGCCGAGATCCTGGAGTTCCCGGAGGTGGAGATATTCGCCCTCGGTCTGGCGTTTCTGACGTTCCTCGTCGGAGAAGAGCTCGATGCCTCGGGGTACCTCGCGGCAACGGTGGCGGGGCTCGTCCTGGGCAATTTCAAGGTTCTCGGGCGGGTCAGAAACATTCATATCATGGACCGCGTGCTCAAGGCAATAAAGCTGGAGGTCGAGTTCAACGAGAGCCTCTCGGCGATAGCGACGCTCTTCATATTTTTCCTGCTCGGCGCCAGCCTGAACCTCGACATCTTCACCGGAAACCTCATCAAAGGACTCCTTGTGGCGTACTTCGTAATGCTAGTGGCTAGACCTATAGCGGCGCTGCCAATCATCAAGTGGTGGGGTGCGAAGAAGTACCTCTTCATTGCCCTAGAGGGCCCCAGGGGAATAGTGCCCTCGGCGCTTGCATCGCTCCCACTCAGCCTCGCGATTAAGTACGGCGGAAACACCCTAACCGTTCACTGGGGTGAGGTCATACTGGCTGTCACAGTTATAACTGTGCTCGCTTCCGTGATAACCGAAACCCTATGGGTGCCCTTGCTCAGAAACGTGCTCCTGGAGCCCGAGACCGTTGAGGACCGCGTGAAGAAGTTCCACAGCAGGAAGAGGGGCGGGGGATGA
- the speB gene encoding agmatinase: MEFLYTYEAFKLELPLVPPERADFVILGVPFDGTTSYKSGARFGPTLIRQATLNLETYVLDYDVDVSSVGVADIGDVAVVAGNPRETADRVRETVEELKKANPRAIPVLLGGEHSQTLGAVEALKPKSYVVFDAHLDLRDSYEDNPYNHACVARRIAELGVREAMFGIRSGTRDEVEFAEKNGIRWVHARDYGFDSFVDLVEPLPEPVYLSVDIDVFDVSMVPDTGTPEAGGLRFWEVIEAIEWLTANKRIAGFDIMEVAGERLGNPTALTAAKLLFYFLAMMKR, encoded by the coding sequence GTGGAGTTCCTGTACACGTACGAGGCCTTTAAGCTCGAGCTTCCCCTCGTTCCTCCTGAGCGAGCGGACTTCGTTATCCTCGGGGTGCCCTTCGACGGCACAACCAGCTACAAGTCCGGAGCGCGCTTCGGGCCGACGCTGATAAGACAGGCCACGCTGAACCTGGAAACCTACGTTCTTGACTACGACGTGGACGTTTCGAGCGTGGGGGTGGCGGACATAGGCGACGTTGCGGTTGTGGCGGGGAATCCTCGCGAAACCGCGGACAGGGTTAGGGAAACCGTTGAGGAGCTGAAAAAAGCGAATCCCCGCGCGATACCGGTACTCCTCGGCGGCGAGCACTCCCAGACGCTTGGGGCCGTTGAGGCATTGAAGCCAAAAAGCTACGTGGTCTTCGATGCTCACCTCGACCTCAGGGACAGCTACGAGGACAACCCCTACAACCACGCCTGCGTCGCCAGGAGAATAGCCGAGCTGGGCGTTAGAGAGGCAATGTTCGGGATAAGGAGCGGGACGAGGGATGAAGTTGAATTCGCCGAGAAAAATGGAATTCGATGGGTTCACGCCAGGGACTACGGCTTCGATTCCTTCGTGGATCTCGTTGAGCCCCTTCCGGAGCCGGTTTACCTCTCGGTGGACATAGACGTCTTTGATGTTTCAATGGTTCCGGACACGGGAACGCCCGAAGCCGGAGGCCTGAGGTTCTGGGAGGTAATAGAGGCAATCGAATGGCTCACGGCCAACAAAAGGATAGCGGGCTTCGACATAATGGAGGTTGCGGGGGAGAGGCTGGGGAACCCAACCGCCCTGACGGCCGCGAAGCTGCTGTTTTACTTCCTGGCAATGATGAAAAGGTGA